DNA sequence from the Carassius carassius chromosome 6, fCarCar2.1, whole genome shotgun sequence genome:
catctgctctTTGCCACTCactgctccttcatctgctctcatcactccttcatctgctcctcgacactccttcatctgctcctcgacactccttcatctgctcctcgacactccttcatctgctccttgccactccttcatctgctcctcaccACTCCTTCATCTTGTCTCAccgctccttcatctgctcctcgccactccttcatctgctcgtcaccactccttcatctgctctCACTGCTCCTTCATCTGGTCCTCGccgctccttcatctgctcctcgccactccttcatctgctccttgCCTCTCACTGCTCCTTCATTTGCTCTCAccgctccttcatctgctcctcgcCACTCCTCTATCTGCTCCTTGCCACTCCTTCATCTACTCCTCACCACTCCTTCATCTTTTCTCAccgctccttcatctgctcctcgcCGCTCCTTCATCTACTCCTCAccactccttcatctgctctCACCGCTCCTTCATCTGGTCCTCAccgctccttcatctgctcctcaccactccttcatctgctctCACCGCTCCTTCACCTGGTCCTCATCACTCTTTCATCTGCTCCTCGccgctccttcatctgctcctcgccactccttcatctgctctTTGCCACTCactgctccttcatctgctctcatcactccttcatctgctcctcgacactccttcatctgctcctcgacactccttcatctgctccttgCCAATCCTTCATCTGATCCTAAccactccttcatctgctcctcgcAACTCCTTCATCTGCACCTCATCCGCTCCTTCATccgctccttcatctgctcctcaccactccttcatctgctccttaCCACTCCATCATCTGCTCCTCACCACTCCTTCATCTTCTCTCACCGCTCTTTCTTCTGCTCCTCGccactccttcatctgctctcaccactccttcatctgctcctcaccactccttcatctgctcctcgcCGCTCCTTCTCGCtactccttcatctgctcctcgcCAATCCTTCATCTGCTCACCACTCCTTCATTTGCTCCTCAccactccttcatctgctccttaccactccttcatctgctcctcaccGCTCCTTCTTCTGCTCCTCGccactccttcatctgctcctcgccgctccttcatctgctctcaccgctccttcatctgctcctcgacactccttcatctgctccttaCCACTCCTTCCTCTGCTCCTCACCACTCCTTCCTCTGCTCCTCACCACTCCTTCATCTTCTCTCAccactccttcatctgctcctcaccactccttcatctgctctCACCACTCCTTTATCTGGTCCTCactgctccttcatctgctccttgccactccttcatctgctccttgCCACTCCTTCATCTGTTCCTCGCCGCTTCTTCATCTGCTCCTCAtcactccttcatctgctcctcgccgtttcttcatctgctcctcgccactccttcatctgctctTTGCCACTCactgctccttcatctgctctCATCACTCCTTCATGTGCTCCTCGccactccttcatctgctcctcagCACTCCTTCATCTGCTCTCACCGCTCCTTCATCTGGTCCTCAccgctccttcatctgctcctcgccactccttcatctgctccttgCCTCTCACTGCTCCTTTATCTGCTCTCAccgctccttcatctgctcctcgccactccttcatctgctccttcccactccttcatctgctcctcaccACTCCTTCATCTTTTCTCAccgctccttcatctgctcctcgcCGCTCCTTCATCTACTCCTCAccactccttcatctgctctCACCGCTCCTTCATCTGGTCCTCAccactccttcatctgctcctcaccactccttcatctgctctCACCGCTCCTTCATCTGGTCCTCAtcactccttcatctgctcctcgccgctccttcatctgctcctcgccactccttcatctgctctTTGCCACTCactgctccttcatctgctctcatcactccttcatctgctcctcgacactccttcatctgctccttgccaatccttcatctgctcctcaccACTCCTTCATTTTGTCTCAccgctccttcatctgctcctcgccactccttcatctgctcctcaccactccttcatctgctctCACCGCTCCTTCATCTGGTCCTCAccgctccttcatctgctcctcgccactccttcatctgctccttgcctctcactgctccttcatctgctctcaccgctccttcatctgctcctcgcCACTCCTTCATCTGTTCCTCACCACTCCTTCATCTTTTCTCAccgctccttcatctgctccttgCCTCTCACTGCTCCTTCATCTGCCCTCACCGCTACTTCATCTGCTCCTCAccactccttcatctgctccttaccactccttcatctgctcctcaccACTCCTTCATCTTCTCTCACCGCTCCTTCTTCTGCTCCTCGccactccttcatctgctcctcaccactccttcatctgctcctcaccactccttcatctgctcctcgcCGCTCCTTCTCGCTattccttcatctgctcctcgcCACTCCTTCATCTGCTCACCACTCCTTCATTTGCTCCTCGccgctccttcatctgctcctcaccACTCCTTCATCTTCTCTCACCGCTCCTTCATCTGGTCCTCAccgctccttcatctgctcctcaccactccttcatctgctctCACCGCTCCTTCATCTGGTCCTCAccgctccttcatctgctcctcgccgctccttcatctgctccttgccgctccttcatctgctcctcgccgctccttcatctgctcctcttCGCTGCTCCTTCATCTACACCTCGCCGCTCCTTCATTCTCCTCTCACCTCTCCTTCATCTGGTCCTCGCTGCTCTTCCATCCTCTTCATTATCTGCTCCTCACTCAAAAACATCAGAATTAATGAGTCCTGGTGGACTGTGACTGCAGTGAGTGCTGAAAACTGATGAAAGCTTGTGTTCATTTCAGTGAGCTTTACACTGGAGTTATGCTACTGCTCACGCAACGCTTCTTCAGATGCTGATCTGAGTTCAGCTCATGTGAGTTCCATTCCCTGTAAGAAAGCAGTCCAGACTACTAATGATGTACAGTCTACctgttacagtaaaaaaaaaaaaattgctggacATGAGTGCTTGTGTCATACTGCCATCAAATAATCCATCAGTACAAACTACATTCACCTTCAAATTTTaccaaaattataataatatatcagaGAGGCAAAAAGATAAAAGTTATAagatataagtttttttttttcaaatcaatcaATAAGTCTAAGGCAAACAACAACCTGTCTTATattgtttattgaaaataataaaccCAGCTGTTAAAAAGAGTGCATTAAATGATAAAATCAAAGGATTTACCTGAGGCTTTCAGTAAGGTGTTCATTTTACtcagttttttaatttaattaaattttatatgtatttggtagttctgtatgttgtttcagggttgggatcatctcttctcaggtgttctggatccagactgaagcttgtgtaatttCTAGTTAACATGAGATTtcaatcccagcagaaacagaaaaaaaaacaaatagagaaACAAATTACTCacagtttttgtcttttgatAAAAATATTCTCAATATTTCATCAAAATTCTGTTCAATAATTTTATTCCATTTCACTCTTACTAAAATGCCATGGTAATTTCATTAATGTTCAAATTAATATGCTtgaatatttgatttatttctgaATTCCCTTGTCaaccaaaatataaatttttcagcTGAAGTAAGTGCAGTGCTGTGCCTTTTGTTTATGTGATTTGCCCTCTAGTGGACTGTCGATGTTAAACAGCAGCTGTGGATCTTTTTCTCTAACTGAATTTATGTATTTAGaattgaaatttaattaaaaatttaattaattcattcattcattaattataattaataattaattaataataaaaacataattaattgTTCACAAATGTAAGCTCTATTGACAGATCTAATTCAAACACTGTGTACGTCAAACACTATTTAATCTCTATATTTCTGGTATCATTCAGGACAGATGTGAGCTGTATTCCTGTTATTTCTGAGATTCACATTATCGTGAGAATATGCGTGAGCATACCAGCACACCTCCTGTCTGTAGGGTCActattgtgaatgtgtgtttgtgcagggaTTCACTACAGGAAGTCATGTGCGTCGTCAGGGGCATGTCTGATAGCGTCGTCAGGCTACCAGCAGTTCTGCACGGGGAAGCTAAACTCTGTCTGCATCACCTGCTGCAACACGGCGCTCTGCAATGGCCCACGGCACAAGCGGAGAGCAGCATCCCACGCCTGCTCCACACCCTCCATCAGCCACTACATCGCCCCACTGCTCTGCCTCTTCCAGCTCTACCTCTGCTCGCACTGACCAGCACacgtctgatgtgtgtgtgtgtgtgtgtgtgtgtgtgtgtgtgtgtgtgtgaaagagacacTCACGGGACAAAGCAGAGTGACAGAGAGCATCTGCTGGCAGGAGCAGCTCTCACAAATTATAGATCCTGTCTTCGTGCTTTCCTTCATTCTCATTATTAATGCACATTTGGGCGGGCCTTCCTCATTTAATcccaccaatcacagcacacacacagagaaaaacacCCGTGCATAACTGAGAACTGGACATTCCTCATCATCAAACAT
Encoded proteins:
- the LOC132142088 gene encoding ly6/PLAUR domain-containing protein 1-like isoform X1, with the protein product MRRCVTLLLIALTAGMSVALQIQCYQCEDVRQDDCTSPEFIVNCTVNVQDMCQKEVLVMEDGIHYRKSCASSGACLIASSGYQQFCTGKLNSVCITCCNTALCNGPRHKRRAASHACSTPSISHYIAPLLCLFQLYLCSH